TCCAGATCAATttgactttccttttttctccggTCTTCAAAGTGACCGCGTCACCTTGCCAACGTTCGGACGTGACCCTTTAGAAATAATCCATCTTTATCTGCTTAGTTCCAAGATAAGAAACATATCTTTtctaattaggaaaaaaaaatcaccaaaaatttcaaattttactcaaaatgacaaatttacccgcaacatttttttgtgacatgaaaaatcccaaattttactaaccatgacacatttaccccaattttttttttgtgacaaacaTAAACCCTGAATTTATGTttgtgtgacatatttatcctaaGCTATAtggcattttcatcttctttttcttctctcttcctttcgtTGACCATGACAGAGGGAAATTGGACTTAGGCTAGGGTGACCCTTGCCCGATGCAGGTGAGGGCGGCCCTTGCTTGCATCGAGCAAGGGTAGCCCTCATCGGTGTCAGGTGAGGGCTATCCTTACTAAATCCAACCTAGGTGAAGGTTGCCCTTGTGGGATCTGGCGAGGGTTCTAGGGTTGGTGAGGGCAACACCCGtgcgagggccaccctcacgATGTCGGCGAGGGAAGCTACGGCTTAAGTCTGGCTTCCTTCTGTTAGCGGTGTTagcggaggaaagagagaagaaaaaaaaggaaaaaaaaagaaaaaaagaaaaaaaaaagatgaaaatatctttggtgggggtaaatatgtcatggtcaatagaatttaaaaaaatttatgtcacaaaaaaaagtgaaataagtttatcactttaaataaaatttgagattttcgatGACTTTTTCCGTTATAATTATCTTCGAAGTCCATATATCGATACGTTTTATTCGCGCTCACTAGACTCGTCCACAAGTAAATAGAAAAGGCACCAGCAAAAGAGAGCCCCGCTCGTTCATCATGAGGCGACTGTCAGGTAACTCTAGCAAATCCCACCTGGCACGGCTACGGTAGTTTCCTTCAACAGCAAGAAACTCGCCGTCGCTCTCTCTCCGAATCGTCCTCCTCCGATTCACCTGCAAAAGGGAGCACACCTGAGCCTGCTCttcagctttctctctctagggtttcgtcctcctcctccggcgccgggctcgtcttccgttGCACGGCCTGCATTCTTCCCTTCGCGCGGTAGCTTTTGTGGCATTCCTTATTTCCTTTTCCGGTTTCCCGTTTGGATTCCGGGAGGAGCgctttttcttctgttttttttttttttttccttttctggtcGCCTTTCGCCGTCGCCGGTGCTTCGATGGGGGAGGTGTCCGATAAGCTGAGGCAAGCGGAGCTGAAGAAGGAGGGCGTTCGCAAGGCGTACGAGGACATGCAAGCGCAGGCGCCGAAGGTGCTGTTGCTCTCCATACTGTGGAAGGATCTGGAGGAGCATTACGACGGCGTCCGGAGGTCGCTGCAGTGCCGCTCCGAGGAGCTCCTCGGGAGGGAGAGGTCGCTCGAGGAGCGGGCCCGCGCGGTCGAGTCCAAGGAGGACGAGCTGCGTTCGTATCGGCGGAGGATCGAGGAGTGCGAGGGGGAGGTCAGAAGGAAGGCGAGGGAGCTGGCGTCGGTGGAGGAAGAGATCGAGAGGTTGTGCGGTGAGCGTGCGTCGGAGGAGAAGCGGTTAGTTCAGACGCGCGGCGCGCTCGGCGATGTGGTTTCGTTGATCAGAGACAAGAAGGAGGAGTTGAGCTCTCTTAGGCAGTCGACTGAGGAATGCCTGGGGATTTATAGTTCCaaaaaagaggagatggagcTGCTGCAACAGAAAGTAAGCTTGCAAGAGAAAAAAGTTGGAGTGTTGCGGAATTTGCTATATGAGAGTGCTAGGGAACTAGATTTGGAAATAGAGAAGTTGGGACTGACGAGGAGTTCTCATAAAGAGCTGTCGAGGGAGGTTGATTTGAAAAGACAGGACTTGAACATGGTACAGAATCTGCTCGAGGACAGTTACAAGGAAATGGGCACGAGAGAGAATCGGTTGAGCATTCTGGAACACTCTATCGAAGAGCTTGAAAGGGTGATTGAGCTCAAACACGGAGAATTGCAGTCTATAAATGACTGCTGCCTTGAACTTCAAGTCAAGGAAGAGGAACTTGGTCGAGTCAAGAAATGCGTTGAAGAGTCTAATGAAGCGCTcaaattgaaagagagtctCCTTGATTCAATCCGAACATTGATTGAAGAGAACAAGGAAGAGCTTGAGTCCAAGGAAAAGCAGTTTGATGCAATCAACAAGTTGGTCGGTCAGCGGTCGGCAACACTTGAATTGAAAGAGAGGGAGTTGGGGTTAATCGAAACAAATATTGGAAAGCTCTCAGAAGAGCTTAAATACAAGGAAGCTCATTTGGAGGGTATCAGGAAGTGTGTAAAGCAGCTTGAAGAGGAAATGAAGTCAAAAAAGGAAGAGCTTGCTTTAGttgaagtaaaagaaagaaaggctcGCAGATCTCTTGAATATATATGCCGGCAATTGAATGCAACCAAAGAGCCTTTAAAGGACCTCAATCTTGAACTTGAATCCAAAAGGAAACAGCTAGAGTCCATCGAAATTCATATGAGGAAATCTGCAGAGGGACTTCAACTGAAAGAACAAGAGTATGCTTCTATCCAAAGCTCAATTCTTGAAAGCTCAGTGACCTTCAAGTCCAATAAGAAACAACTGGATTTGATGCAGAAGTCTATTGCAGAGTGCTCTAAGGAGCTTGAATTTAGAAAGGGGCAGTTGGATCAAATTGAAGAGAGAAGCAAGGAAGGCCACAGAGATCTCGAACTCAAGGAAAAGCACCTTAATGTGCTTAACGCGTCAATTGAAGAATGCTCTAAGATACttgaaatgaaagagaaagaatgtgAGGTTCAATGTAATGAACTAAAATTGAGGAGGGAACGACTTGATTGGATTGAAAAAACACTCAAGATCCACTCTAGGGAGTTGGAGTTGAGAGACAGTTTTAATGTACTTTCTGGTGTAACGGCTCATGCATTAGTAAATGAATCTGCTTCGGTTTCGCAAGTAAATTTTCAACCTGGAATTGGTGTTGATGGAAAGAATCTGCTGAGATTCCTAGGTCAGCAATTCAG
The nucleotide sequence above comes from Eucalyptus grandis isolate ANBG69807.140 chromosome 2, ASM1654582v1, whole genome shotgun sequence. Encoded proteins:
- the LOC104433043 gene encoding COP1-interactive protein 1; translated protein: MGEVSDKLRQAELKKEGVRKAYEDMQAQAPKVLLLSILWKDLEEHYDGVRRSLQCRSEELLGRERSLEERARAVESKEDELRSYRRRIEECEGEVRRKARELASVEEEIERLCGERASEEKRLVQTRGALGDVVSLIRDKKEELSSLRQSTEECLGIYSSKKEEMELLQQKVSLQEKKVGVLRNLLYESARELDLEIEKLGLTRSSHKELSREVDLKRQDLNMVQNLLEDSYKEMGTRENRLSILEHSIEELERVIELKHGELQSINDCCLELQVKEEELGRVKKCVEESNEALKLKESLLDSIRTLIEENKEELESKEKQFDAINKLVGQRSATLELKERELGLIETNIGKLSEELKYKEAHLEGIRKCVKQLEEEMKSKKEELALVEVKERKARRSLEYICRQLNATKEPLKDLNLELESKRKQLESIEIHMRKSAEGLQLKEQEYASIQSSILESSVTFKSNKKQLDLMQKSIAECSKELEFRKGQLDQIEERSKEGHRDLELKEKHLNVLNASIEECSKILEMKEKECEVQCNELKLRRERLDWIEKTLKIHSRELELRDSFNVLSGVTAHALVNESASVSQVNFQPGIGVDGKNLLRFLGQQFREHDRVCSKVLERIQTSPDAAKLVLDAIEGFYPQDSSNGDGFDIGTTRRICIFLLESIKEFSAEVKPQVREAAMKLALEWKVKLNVLPSRENYLEMLGFLQLLLAYKLDSAFDKNEIQNLVNSISQFRKAHELCQLLGSSGAQPGSLRSIQQCQIKTEESEHCIVHSSDDSPGVISPPPTGSVRGTLQFRQTELSTEDHAILKEILDELQSSSDPAELILGVIEGSYRQFSNSMDMNLHSDVLKSQIFLLEQLIKVSPSMSNEVKEGAMKLAREWKVRLTEKAEGSLEVFSFLHFLAAFKLVSSFNENEILNLADRVSLNDNAPLLCQTLGLANRVTAPASTPASFSGVHLQPPREKKRIASDPAIDQQSQQHARKCRYVMKNPVRPV